GCTGTTGCACCGCTTTCGGCAATCTCAGACGTTGCAGGTGTGCGCGGCGGCGCCAGAGCTGCTGATCTCCCCCCTTGAGGGGGAGATGGCCGGCAGGCCAGAGGGGGGTGCCTCGCGCCCAACGTCTCTCTAGGTCTGCACGCGCAACCTGCGGCATCCAGCACAACAATCGCGGAATACCGCACAAGCTCAACGTCCTGCCCGGCTATGTTCGCCAAGAACAGGAGGCCTCCATGAGCATCGTCGTTTTCGATCCGGACAGCACCGAGGATGTGGACTTCAAGGACCGCATGCGCCATCCGGCGGCGGCCGATCCCGCCGGCGGCATGTGGCTGTCCGACACCGAGCCGTCCTTCATCGACGCCGACGCGCTGCGCAAGGGGCGACTGGCCAGGCTGCGCGCCTGGATGCGCGAGGCGGGCTATGGCGGCGTCGTTTTGTTCGATCCCTACAACCAGCGCTACGCCACCGGCTCGCGCAACATGTTCGGCTATTTCCTGCGCAACTCGACCCGCTATTTCTTCGTGCCCACCGAAGGGCCGATCGTGCTGTTCGAATATCCGCAGAGCTACCATGTCTCGATGGTGCTCGACACGATCGACGAGGCGCGGCCGTCGAAGCTGGTCTGGTCGTCGGTCTCCGGACGCGACGACGAGACCGCCGGACCGTTCGCCGACGAGATCACCGAGCTATTGAAGAAGCATGGCGGCGGCTCGATGAAGCTCGGCCTCGACCGCTGCAGCCATCTGCAGGCGCTGGCGCTGGAAAAGCGCGGCTGCGAGGTGAAGGACTGCCAGGGCGAGATCCTGGCCGTGCGCGCGGTGAAGACGCCTGAGGAAGTGAAATGCCTGCAGGCTTCGATGGCTGGCGCTGAAGCCGCGGTGGCTGCGGTGCGCGAGGCGATCAAGCCTGGCGTCTCCGAGAACGAGCTGTTCGCCATCATGTATCACGAGGTGATCCGCCAAGGCGGCGAGTTCATCGAGACCCGGCTGCTCACTTCCGGGCAGCGCACCAACCCTTGGTTCAACGAAGCCAGCGGTCGCAAGATCCGGCCGGGCGAGCTGGTCGCGCTCGATACCGACACGATCGGCTGCTACGGCTACTATTCCGACTTCTCGCGCACCTTCCGCTGCGGCCCTGGCAAGCCGACGCCCTACCAGAAGTCGCTCTACCGCATGGCGCACGACCAGGTGCAGCACAACATTTCGATCGTGAAGCCCGGCATGGCTTTCCGCGAGATCGCCGAGAAGGCCTGGAAGATCCCGGACCGCTTCGTCGACCAGCGCTATACCTCGGTCATGCACGGCGTCGGCATGCATGGCGAGACGCCCTTCATCGCGCATTCTATGGATTACGAGACCTATGGCCGCGACGGCATCATCCAACCCGGCATGGTGGTCAGCGTCGAAAGCTATATCGGCGAGAAAGGCGGCCGTGAGGGCGTCAAGCTCGAGGACGAGATCCTGATCACCGAGACTGGTACCGAGCTGCTCTCACGGTTTCCTTATGAGGACGAGTTTTTGGAATGAGCAGTTTGAAGCTGGATGTTCATCCTGGTGAAGTGTCGCTAACCTCTTGGAATAGCTGCGGCGCTCATCGTTTTCGTCATCCTAGGGCGGAGCGAGGAGCGCAGCGACGCAGCGCAGACCCCAGGATCCATGCCGTGATATCAAGGCGACACAACGCTAACAGAATTCTGCTCCGCTGCACTCCTCGGCCGAGGTCACGGCATGGATCCCAGGGTCTCCGCGACGGAGCTTCGCTCCTGCTCCGCCCTGGGACGACGGCGGAAACGTTTCAGCCAATCCCCGCTACCTGCGAACCAGTCACATCTGCATGAAAACACCCATCTCCATTCGGCGCGGCACGGTGGCCGCGGTGTTCGTCGATCTCCAGGAAGAGCATCGCAAGGACAAACGCTATCTGGTCGAGGGTTTTGCCGAGCTCCTCGCCAACGTCCAGCGGCTGCAGCAGGCGGCGCGGCGCAATTTCGTGCCGCTCTACCACTGGGCCTATATCGTCGATCTCGCCGAAGCGCGGCCGTTCCATCCGGTGGACGACAGCGGCAAGTCGGTCTTCTCCGACAAGGACGACCCGCTGACGGCGATCTGCCATGAA
The window above is part of the Mesorhizobium sp. WSM4904 genome. Proteins encoded here:
- a CDS encoding Xaa-Pro peptidase family protein; translation: MSIVVFDPDSTEDVDFKDRMRHPAAADPAGGMWLSDTEPSFIDADALRKGRLARLRAWMREAGYGGVVLFDPYNQRYATGSRNMFGYFLRNSTRYFFVPTEGPIVLFEYPQSYHVSMVLDTIDEARPSKLVWSSVSGRDDETAGPFADEITELLKKHGGGSMKLGLDRCSHLQALALEKRGCEVKDCQGEILAVRAVKTPEEVKCLQASMAGAEAAVAAVREAIKPGVSENELFAIMYHEVIRQGGEFIETRLLTSGQRTNPWFNEASGRKIRPGELVALDTDTIGCYGYYSDFSRTFRCGPGKPTPYQKSLYRMAHDQVQHNISIVKPGMAFREIAEKAWKIPDRFVDQRYTSVMHGVGMHGETPFIAHSMDYETYGRDGIIQPGMVVSVESYIGEKGGREGVKLEDEILITETGTELLSRFPYEDEFLE